One genomic window of Melanotaenia boesemani isolate fMelBoe1 chromosome 20, fMelBoe1.pri, whole genome shotgun sequence includes the following:
- the pcnx1 gene encoding pecanex-like protein 1 isoform X1 — MGSQTLQILRQGVWASVTGGWYYDPDQNTFVNALHLYIWLFLLCFPFTLYMALQPTMVIVGIYCGVIAAMFLLLKMVNYRLHYALDEGEVVEHQAKENQGSRSGTEGANDGGATRREDSNGPGDPGGGIEMADFIRQETPPVDCSSRNSYIGMESIQQIASTHGRAIVIKGDVGKISDDISLTLVESCSHDHDLLSDTKMYCLVPNDSFASLQPSTSLCPSELSREPADLCNSAAYHFSLSHSSCDTEVTTHASMQSQSFRKELRSRGLPRTSSSAGSAFPDPCLPDFALYPPPRRSGLDPVCEMEAARPHRPAMCDGEAAERLYQQDQAVPSTSGVECYRHKEPRRVARSVSREAGEGSSGLYQVQVGSSGGKGPGGGGKSQGGERSADSLRSLSTRSSGSTESYCSGTDRDTNSTVSSFHSEQTSSTHVESLLSLSGDERVRDRGEAVSAPADGGTSSLGSLSSRGLSNLPPREANKNPHANELTAKQTADTISSGNKEVLEPVGDAEEPGVRTSVDDSTGVVSAEQEQTTDDVELKSANIVQRTSSLTTGRCGRRQSGKKRASSFDASRHRDYLSLRGMAKPCSAVFTGGGEDDSSDQSELSCASSLHSTHHPSTDSSSSTTSRSCHSPEDHFKALKAKRAAVNAPSSSSAMKAAAGSEEGTRSGGKRRASRRTPSTGSAKTHARVLSLDSGTAACLNDPSRLGAPSAPRPLTTSKSDLEAKEGEVLDAASLLGRASQLESVTRSRNSLPNQTAFTEPQDATAASLRAPGSEETVIFRRERSTFRRQAVRRRHNAGSNPTPPTSLIGSPLSLQEALNQASQPSTSQVKSQPSRTPSQVTMLSTSTSLLARNGSTHLEGSQDKASTVGATSLQDDFGKLTPSLYEAGGCDMSLVNFEPATRRASNNLWDTDSHLSSSTSVRFYPHDLISLPQIRLNRLLTMDPELLEQQDGDLSPDLQDAPLGQEDAAASAAAKAKQYYRLWLLPYLWVGLHFDRLTLLALFDRNREVLENVLAVVLAVLVAFLGSVLLVHGFFTDIWVFQFCLVIASCQYSLLKSVQPDSSSPRHGHNRIIAYSRPVYFCLCCGLIWLLHYGSLKISSSRFTLYGVALTSSFVLASARDLVLVFTLCFPIVFFMGLLPQVNTFVMYFFEQLDIHVFGGNASTSLLSALYSILRSIVTVALLYGFCYGALKETWEPHHIPVLFSVFCGLLVAVSYHLSRQSSDPSVLISLMQSKILPNLKDKNPEDPLSEVQDPLPEKLRASVNERLQSDLIVCVVIAVLYFAIHVSTVFIALQPFLSYVLYALLGTVGLLTHYLLPQVRKQLPWYCFSHPLLKTKEYYQFEVRDAAHVMWFEKVHVWLLFVEKNVLYPLVILNELSGSARELASPKRLDTEVGALMITVAGLKLLRSSYSSPTYQYVTILFTVLFFTFDYRHLSETLLLDLFLMSIIFSKLWELFYKLHFVYTYIAPWQITWGSAFHAFAQPFAVPHSAMLFVQAVVSAVFSTPLNPFLGSAIFITSYVRPVKFWERDYNTKRVDHSNTRLASQLDRNPGSDDNNLNSIFYEHLTRSLQHSLCGDLLLGRWGNFSTGDCFILASDYLNALVHLIEIGNGLVTFQLRGLEFRGTYCQQREVEAITEGVEEDEGCCCCEPGHLPHILSFNAAFGQRWLAWEVLVTKYVLEGYSITDNSAASMLQVFDLRRILTTYYVKGIIYYVVASPKLEEWLANETMKDGLRGCGERNYVDLDPTFNPNIDEDYDHRLAGISRDSFCGVYLGWIQYCNSRRAKPLDCEKDSALVLLCFGLCVLGRRALGTAAHHMSSNLESFLYGLHALFKGDFRISSVRDEWIFADMELLRKVVVPGIRMSLKLHQDHFTSPDEYDEPAVLFEAISSHQQNLVIAHEGDPAWRSAVLSNAPSLLALRHVLDEGTNEYKIIMLNRRYLSFRVIKVNKECVRGLWAGQQQELVFLRNRNPERGSIQNAKQALRNMINSSCDQPIGYPIYVSPLTTSYCNSHPQLGRILGGPISIANIRNFVVSTWHRLRKGCGAGCNSGGNIEDSDAGGLSCGSGNGTGGDSQQSSVSQGGTSGPAPPHSYQPHSLGTSQSSQSVQSGLVRHSPARASMASQSSSYRYSSSRHSSLRTSTTGLEPCRRSSTSQLSLRTLPTSLQLRLGSTSDPAGPSSSLSSHSIPPCKRHTLVGLLGNDSVCSTVTDPLSQHHHHHHHPQQHNPTVATIRRDDISYRVQIVDVSQVLENINLSKRKELQWPDETMRLRAGRTCWRDWSPIEGMEGHVIHRWVPCSRDPANRSHIDKTILLVQVEDKLVPIIETGVIELGAEV, encoded by the exons GCCCTGCAGCCAACTATGGTGATAGTGGGAATCTACTGTGGTGTGATTGCTGCCatgtttctgctgctgaagATGGTGAATTACCGCCTCCACTACGCCCTGGATGAGGGGGAGGTGGTGGAGCATCAAGCCAAGGAGAATCAGGGCAGCAGAAGTGGCACGGAGGGGGCAAATGATGGAGGTGCCACCCGTCGGGAGGACAGCAATGGCCCGGG GGACCCTGGAGGGGGTATCGAGATGGCAGACTTTATCCGACAAGAGACTCCACCAGTGGATTGCAGTTCCAGGAACTCCTATATTGGGATGGAGTCTATCCAGCAG ATTGCATCCACACATGGAAGAGCAATAGTTATTAAAG GAGATGTGGGAAAGATCTCAGATGATATCAGTTTGACTCTGGTTGAGAGCTGCAGTCATGATCATG ATCTGCTCTCAGACACAAAGATGTACTGCCTTGTTCCCAATGACTCCTTCGCCTCCTTGCAGCCATCAACCTCCTTGTGTCCTTCAGAGTTGTCCAGGGAGCCTGCTGATCTCTGTAACTCAGCTGCTTATCACTTCAGCCTGTCGCACTCGTCCTGTGACACGGAGGTGACCACTCACGCATCCATGCAATCTCAGAGCTTTAGGAAGGAGCTCCGCTCGCGGGGCCTACCTCGGACATCTAGTTCAGCAGGCTCCGCTTTCCCCGACCCGTGTCTGCCAGACTTTGCTCTGTATCCTCCTCCCAGGAGGAGTGGCCTTGACCCTGTCTGCGAGATGGAAGCTGCCAGACCACACAGGCCAGCGATGTGTGATGGAGAGGCAGCAGAGCGGCTTTACCAGCAGGATCAAGCCGTGCCCTCCACCTCTGGAGTTGAGTGTTACAGGCACAAAGAACCACGCAGAGTTGCCCGCTCAGTCTCCAGGGAGGCGGGGGAAGGGAGCTCAGGACTATACCAGGTACAGGTGGGTAGTAGTGGTGGGAAAGGCCCTGGTGGAGGAGGGAAGTCCCAAGGAGGAGAGCGAAGTGCAGATAGCCTGAGGAGCCTGAGCACCCGTAGTAGTGGCTCCACTGAGAGTTATTGCAGCGGCACAGACAGGGACACCAACAGCACAGTCAGCAGCTTCCACAGCGAACAGACCAGTTCTACACATGTGGAGAGTCTGCTCTCACTTTCAGGGGATGAGCGTGTACGGGACAGAGGAGAGGCTGTATCAGCCCCTGCAGATGGCGGGACTTCTAGCCTCGGCAGTTTGAGCTCCCGAGGTCTCAGTAACCTCCCCCCTAGAGAGGCCAATAAAAACCCGCACGCCAATGAGCTGACTGCTAAACAAACTGCTGATACTATTTCTTCTGGAAACAAGGAAGTCTTGGAACCTGTTGGAGACGCGGAGGAGCCTGGCGTTAGGACCAGTGTCGATGATTCAACAGGTGTTGTTAGCGCAGAGCAGGAGCAAACAACAGATGATGTTGAATTGAAATCAGCGAACATTGTTCAGAGGACTTCTTCTCTGACAACGGGGCGCTGTGGACGTCGGCAGAGCGGTAAGAAAAGAGCAAGCAGCTTCGATGCCAGCCGTCACCGGGACTACTTGTCTTTGCGTGGTATGGCTAAACCCTGCAGCGCTGTTTTTACTGGTGGTGGAGAGGATGACTCTAGTGATCAGAGTGAACTCAGCTGTGCCTCTAGTCTCCACTCCACCCACCATCCAAGTACAGACAGCTCATCAAGCACCACCTCCCGCTCCTGCCACTCCCCAGAGGACCACTTTAAGGCCCTGAAAGCCAAGCGTGCAGCAGTCAAtgcaccctcctcctcctctgcaatGAAGGCTGCGGCGGGATCTGAGGAAGGAACGCGAAGTGGAGGGAAGCGCCGCGCCTCCCGCCGTACGCCCAGCACAGGTAGTGCCAAAACGCATGCCAGGGTGTTGAGTTTGGACAGTGGCACCGCTGCTTGCCTTAATGATCCCAGCCGCTTAGGAGCTCCATCTGCGCCTCGACCTCTCACCACCTCCAAGTCGGATTTGGAAGCCAAAGAAGGGGAAGTCCTGGATGCTGCTTCTCTGCTGGGTCGGGCCTCCCAGTTGGAATCAGTGACCCGCTCCAGAAACAGTCTGCCAAACCAGACAGCTTTCACTGAGCCTCAGGATGCCACTGCTGCTTCCCTGCGGG CGCCTGGAAGTGAAGAGACGGTCATATTCCGTCGCGAGCGTAGCACGTTTCGTCGGCAGGCAGTGCGGCGCCGGCACAACGCAGGGAGTAACCCAACCCCTCCCACCTCCCTCATTGGATCTCCTCTCAG TCTTCAGGAGGCTCTCAACCAGGCCTCCCAGCCTTCTACTTCACAGGTGAAAAGTCAGCCATCAAGAACCCCATCCCAGGTGACAATGCTGAGCACAAGCACCTCCCTGCTGGCCAGGAATGGAAGCACGCACCTGGAGGGTTCTCAGGACAAAGCCTCAACTGTTGGTGCCACCAGCTTGCAGGATGACTTTG GAAAGCTCACTCCCTCCTTATATGAGGCTGGTGGATGCGACATGTCTCTGGTTAACTTTGAACCAGCAACCAGACGAGCCTCCAATAACCTATG GGATACTGACTCCCACCTCTCCAGTTCTACCTCAGTTCGTTTCTACCCTCATGACCTG ATCTCCCTCCCTCAGATCCGTCTAAACCGCCTGCTGACCATGGACCCAGAGCTACTGGAGCAACAGGACGGAGATCTAAGCCCAGATCTCCAAGATGCACCACTGGGACAAGAGGACGCTGCAGCCTCTGCTGCTGCTAAAGCCAAGCAGTACTACCGTTTGTGGCTTCTCCCCTACCTGTGGGTAGGCCTGCACTTTGACCGGCTTACCCTGCTGGCACTGTTTGACAG GAACCGTGAGGTTTTAGAAAATGTGCTGGCAGTCGTGCTTGCTGTCCTGGTGGCCTTTCTGGGTTCAGTGTTGCTCGTCCACGGCTTCTTCACTGACATCTGGGTCTTTCAGTTCTGCCTCGTCATTGCAAGTTGCCAGTATTCCTTGCTAAAG AGTGTTcaaccagactcctcatcccCTAGACAT GGCCATAATCGTATCATAGCATACAGCCGGCCAGTGTACTTCTGCCTGTGCTGCGGCCTCATTTGGTTGCTGCACTACGGCAGTCTGAAGATCTCTTCATCTCGCTTCACCCTGTACGGAGTCGCCCTCACCAGCTCCTTTGTTCTTGCCTCTGCCAGGGACCTCGTCTTAG TCTTTACTCTCTGCTTTCCCATCGTTTTCTTCATGGGGCTGCTGCCGCAAGTCAACACATTCGTCATGTACTTCTTTGAGCAGCTGGACATCCATGTGTTTGGGGGCAATG CCTCCACAAGCCTTCTATCAGCGTTGTACAGCATCCTGCGCAGTATAGTTACTGTGGCTTTGCTCTACGGCTTCTGCTATGGAGCTCTGAAG GAGACCTGGGAGCCTCATCACATCCCTGTGTTATTCTCTGTGTTCTGCGGCCTCTTGGTGGCAGTGTCGTACCATCTGAGCCGGCAAAGCAGTGACCCGTCTGTCCTCAT CTCACTGATGCAGTCCAAGATTTTACCCaacttaaaagacaaaaacccaGAGGACCCCCTGTCAGAAGTTCAGGACCCTCTGCCAGAGAAGCTGAGGGCCTCAGTG AATGAACGTCTGCAATCGGATCTGATCGTGTGTGTGGTTATTGCTGTCCTTTACTTCGCCATCCATGTCAGCACAGTATTCATAGCACTACAG CCTTTCCTCAGTTATGTTCTGTACGCCCTGTTGGGAACGGTGGGTTTGCTCACACACTACCTGCTGCCTCAAGTTCGCAAGCAGCTGCCCTGGTACTGCTTCTCACACCCGCTGCTCAAAACCAAGGAGTACTATCAGTTTGAAGTCAGGG ATGCTGCTCATGTCATGTGGTTTGAAAAGGTGCATGTGTGGCTGCTGTTTGTGGAAAAGAACGTTCTCTATCCACTCGTCATCCTTAACGAACTGAGTGGCAGCGCCAGAGAACTCGCCAGCCCAAAGAGACTTGACACGGA GGTTGGGGCTCTGATGATCACAGTAGCAGGTCTGAAGCTGCTCCGTTCCTCCTACAGCAGTCCCACCTACCAGTACGTGACCATCCTCTTCACTGTCCTCTTCTTCACTTTCGACTACCGCCATCTGTCCGAGACGCTGCTGCTCGACCTCTTCCTCATGTCCATCATTTTCAGCAAG ttgtgGGAGCTTTTTTACAAGCTGCACTTTGTCTACACCTACATCGCTCCATGGCAGATCACATGGGGCTCAGCCTTCCACGCCTTCGCTCAGCCCTTTGCTGTGCCTC ACTCGGCCATGCTGTTTGTCCAGGCTGTGGTATCTGCAGTCTTCTCTACTCCCCTCAACCCTTTCCTTGGCAGTGccatcttcatcacctcctACGTCCGCCCCGTCAAGTTCTGGGAACGAGACTATAA cacTAAGAGAGTCGATCACTCTAACACCCGACTGGCTTCTCAGCTGGACAGAAATCCAG gcTCAGATGACAACAATTTGAACTCCATCTTCTACGAGCATCTTACCCGATCCCTTCAGCACAGCCTTTGTGGAGACCTGCTCCTGGGCCGCTGGGGGAACTTCAGTACCGGGGACTGCTTCATTCTGGCCTCTGACTATCTGAACGCTCTGGTGCATCTTATAGAAATCGGCAACGGCCTGGTCACCTTTCAGCTTCGGGGGCTGGAGTTCAGAG gAACCTACTGCCAGCAGAGAGAAGTGGAGGCCATCACTGAAGGGGTGGAAGAAGATgagggctgctgctgctgcgaaCCAGGCCATCTTCCTCACATCCTGTCCTTTAATGCTGCGTTTGGGCAGCGCTGGCTTGCCTGGGAGGTACTCGTCACCAAATACGTTTTGGAGGGCTATAGCATCACCGATAACAGCGCCGCCTCCATGCTGCAGGTGTTCGACCTGCGACGCATCCTCACCACCTACTATGTCAAG GGTATCATCTACTATGTGGTCGCCTCCCCCAAACTGGAGGAGTGGCTAGCTAATGAGACAATGAAAGACGGCCTGCGAGGGTGCGGAGAGAGGAACTACGTTGACCTGGATCCCACCTTTAATCCCAACATCGATGAAGACTACGACCATCGGCTTGCAGGAATCTCCAGGGACAGCTTTTGTGGCGTCTACCTGGGTTGGATCCAGTACTGCAATTCTCGAAGGGCCAAG CCACTGGACTGTGAGAAAGACTCTGCTCTGGTGCTGCTCTGCTTCGGCCTGTGTGTGCTGGGAAGGAGAGCTCTTGGGACTGCAGCCCATCACATGTCCAG CAATCTGGAGTCTTTCCTTTATGGACTTCATGCATTATTTAAGGGTGATTTCCGCATCTCGTCAGTGCGAGACGAGTGGATCTTCGCAGACATGGAACTGCTCAGGAAAGTTGTGGTGCCTGGAATCCGAATGTCTCTCAAATTACACCAG gACCACTTCACGTCCCCCGACGAGTATGATGAGCCAGCAGTTCTTTTTGAGGCCATCTCCTCCCACCAGCAGAACCTGGTCATTGCTCACGAAGGTGACCCGGCCTGGAGGAGCGCCGTGCTGTCCAACGCTCCATCCCTCCTTGCCCTGCGCCACGTCCTAGATGAAGGCACCAACGAGTACAAAATCATTATGCTCAATCGACGATACCTCAGCTTCCGTGTCATCAAG GTGAATAAAGAATGTGTCCGAGGTCTTTGGGCAGGGCAGCAACAGGAGCTGGTGTtcctcagaaacagaaacccaGAGCGCGGGAGCATCCAGAATGCCAAGCAGGCTCTGCGTAACATGATCAATTCATCTTGCGACCAGCCCATTGGATATCCAATCTACGTCTCACCGTTGACCACCTCCTACTGCAACTCACACCCACAGCTTGGACGCATCTTGGGAGGGCCCATCAGCATCGCAAACATCCGCAACTTCGTTGTCAGCACTTGGCACAG GTTAAGAAAAGGCTGTGGTGCAGGCTGTAACAGTGGAGGGAATATTGAGGATTCGGATGCAGGGGGGTTGTCGTGCGGCAGTGGGAATGGGACAGGTGGTGACTCTCAGCAGAGCTCCGTGTCGCAAGGCGGCACCTCTGGACCTGCTCCTCCTCACTCATACCAGCCACATTCTCTGG GCACCAGTCAGAGTTCCCAGTCTGTTCAGTCTGGTTTGGTACGCCACTCACCCGCCCGAGCCTCGATGGCCAGCCAGTCATCATCGTACCGCTACAGCAGCAGCCGCCACTCCTCCTTGCGCACCTCCACCACCGGCCTGGAGCCCTGCCGTCGTTCCTCCACCAGCCAACTGTCTCTGCGCACACTCCCCACATCCCTGCAGCTCCGGCTGGGCTCAACCTCCGACCCCGCCGGCCCTTCGTCCTCACTCTCCAGCCACAGCATCCCTCCCTGTAAACGTCACACACTTGTTGGCCTCCTGGGCAATGACAGCGTGTGCAGCACCGTGACGGATCCCCTCAGCcagcatcatcaccatcatcaccacccaCAGCAGCACAACCCCACTGTCGCCACGATACGGAGAGATGACATCTCCTACAGAGTACAG ATTGTAGATGTGAGTCAGGTGCTGGAGAACATCAACTTATCAAAAAGGAAGGAGCTGCAGTGGCCTGACGAGACCATGAGACTGAGGGCAGGACGGACCTGCTGGAGAGACTGGAGCCCCATCGAGGGCATGGAAGGGCAT GTGATTCACCGGTGGGTGCCTTGTAGCCGAGACCCAGCCAATCGCTCCCATATCGACAAGACCATCCTGCTGGTACAGGTGGAAGATAAGCTAGTACCCATAATTGAGACTGGGGTCATTGAGTTGGGTGCAGAGGTTTGA